Proteins encoded by one window of Dokdonella sp.:
- a CDS encoding choice-of-anchor D domain-containing protein: protein MSCIAVRTPAWWSAPLLLALCGGADAVDEYRLDDGVKEAGIGLHPPNSYSFAWLNRFVIRPGHETIHAVNLAFGGSFAANNIPNGTPLAVYIWYDSNQDGIPDHDVVVASGSGTVTGTGSNLLTSYALSQAVTLQAGDIIFAGAIITYTGNPQVASIDTDGTDDINPYPPNDHSFIASNWASAPGTVTPVDPAHLAWANQPVASVRNALYGGNSDGTWMIRLNASAAGAPLPVVVPSAIDMGNIDIGTSSTATINLSNAGTAAWQVLTYVPTPNPMPAVFTIFPGTCGVPPFQIAPGSNCDIDVVFKATSHGLHAASVEIAGNTPPGSATFLLRGIGSLFASGFE from the coding sequence ATGTCCTGCATCGCGGTACGTACCCCTGCGTGGTGGTCCGCCCCGTTGCTGCTGGCGTTGTGCGGCGGCGCGGACGCAGTCGACGAATATCGACTCGATGACGGCGTCAAGGAAGCCGGCATCGGCCTGCACCCGCCCAACAGCTACTCCTTCGCTTGGCTCAATCGCTTCGTGATCCGGCCCGGTCACGAAACCATCCACGCGGTCAACCTCGCCTTCGGCGGCAGCTTCGCAGCCAACAACATCCCCAACGGCACGCCGCTGGCGGTATACATCTGGTACGACTCGAACCAGGACGGCATCCCCGACCACGACGTGGTCGTGGCCTCGGGATCCGGCACGGTGACCGGCACGGGTAGCAACCTGCTCACCAGCTATGCCTTGTCCCAGGCGGTGACACTCCAGGCCGGCGACATCATTTTTGCCGGCGCGATCATCACCTATACGGGCAACCCGCAGGTGGCGAGCATCGATACGGATGGCACCGATGACATCAACCCGTATCCGCCCAACGACCACAGCTTCATTGCCTCCAACTGGGCAAGCGCTCCGGGGACAGTGACACCGGTCGATCCCGCCCATCTGGCTTGGGCCAACCAGCCCGTGGCCAGCGTGCGCAACGCGCTGTACGGCGGCAACAGCGACGGCACCTGGATGATCCGCCTCAATGCGTCCGCCGCTGGCGCACCATTGCCGGTTGTTGTGCCGAGCGCGATCGACATGGGCAACATCGACATCGGGACCAGCTCGACAGCAACGATCAACCTCAGCAATGCAGGTACTGCGGCGTGGCAGGTCCTGACCTACGTACCCACCCCCAATCCGATGCCGGCAGTATTCACGATCTTTCCGGGCACCTGCGGCGTGCCACCGTTCCAGATCGCGCCCGGCAGCAACTGCGACATCGACGTCGTATTCAAGGCGACAAGCCATGGTCTGCACGCGGCCTCGGTGGAGATCGCCGGCAACACGCCGCCGGGCAGCGCCACGTTCCTGTTGCGAGGCATTGGCAGCCTGTTCGCGTCAGGCTTCGAATAG
- a CDS encoding ECF-type sigma factor has translation MARRERFRVGAGATLCTTALVNEAWLKLQRTPAWQDQRHFLATAALAMRQVLVNDAQARFAAKRGEGKTPISLADAAVDAPDAADEQIVQVNDALEKLALLSPRLAQVVECRFFAGYSDVETAQALGLTDRTVRRDWIKARAWLYRELGEGAPDECD, from the coding sequence ATGGCCCGGCGCGAGCGGTTTCGCGTCGGCGCCGGGGCCACGCTGTGCACCACGGCGCTGGTCAACGAAGCCTGGCTGAAGCTGCAACGCACGCCCGCCTGGCAGGATCAACGGCATTTTCTTGCCACCGCCGCGCTGGCAATGCGCCAGGTGCTGGTGAACGACGCACAGGCACGCTTTGCCGCCAAGCGTGGCGAGGGCAAGACACCGATCAGCCTTGCCGATGCCGCCGTGGACGCCCCGGATGCAGCCGATGAGCAGATCGTGCAGGTGAACGATGCGCTGGAAAAACTCGCGCTGCTGAGCCCGCGCCTGGCACAGGTGGTGGAGTGTCGATTCTTCGCCGGCTACAGCGACGTCGAAACCGCGCAGGCCCTGGGCCTGACCGATCGCACCGTGCGGCGCGATTGGATCAAGGCGCGGGCCTGGCTGTACCGCGAGCTGGGGGAAGGCGCGCCCGATGAATGCGATTGA
- a CDS encoding VWA domain-containing protein: protein MRTVLFLSMFALASGVPAHAQTPDDSKAILVLDASGSMWGQIGGKSKIAIAREAVGTMLDGWKGGDLGLMAYGHRRKGDCQDIELLIEPGTAGAEAIARKVNALNPVGMTPISAAVRQAAEHLRFTERKATVILVSDGEETCNADPCALGEELERLGIDFSAHVVGFDIAPGSAADEQLRCLAERTGGRYVQARDAGELNQALGQIAGQATATVGAREGADWMVGRALEAETGIYMNPDGQESAGNHDFTVEQTAADCQALCMADAGCAGWHYEPAGSYFVDHPRCQLKGHRFAVRAVVQGEGWVAGIKPGVKLILDEQAAE, encoded by the coding sequence ATGCGTACCGTGCTTTTCCTGTCCATGTTCGCGCTGGCGAGCGGTGTTCCGGCCCATGCGCAGACCCCTGACGACAGCAAGGCCATCCTTGTGCTCGATGCCTCAGGCTCGATGTGGGGCCAGATCGGAGGGAAGTCGAAAATCGCCATCGCGCGCGAGGCCGTGGGCACGATGCTCGATGGTTGGAAAGGCGGCGACCTGGGTTTGATGGCCTATGGTCACCGGCGCAAGGGCGATTGCCAGGACATCGAGCTGTTGATCGAGCCAGGGACAGCGGGTGCCGAGGCCATCGCCCGAAAGGTCAACGCCCTCAATCCCGTGGGCATGACACCGATCTCCGCCGCCGTGCGCCAGGCCGCCGAACACCTGCGGTTCACCGAACGCAAGGCCACCGTGATCCTGGTCAGCGACGGCGAGGAAACCTGCAACGCCGATCCGTGTGCGCTGGGCGAGGAGCTGGAGCGGCTCGGCATCGACTTCAGCGCGCATGTGGTGGGTTTCGACATTGCGCCAGGCAGCGCCGCCGATGAACAGTTGCGCTGTCTGGCCGAGCGCACCGGCGGGCGTTACGTCCAGGCCCGCGACGCCGGCGAACTCAATCAGGCCCTGGGGCAGATCGCCGGGCAGGCGACGGCCACCGTCGGCGCGCGTGAAGGCGCGGACTGGATGGTCGGTCGTGCGCTGGAGGCCGAAACGGGGATCTACATGAACCCGGATGGCCAGGAGTCGGCAGGCAATCACGATTTCACCGTCGAGCAGACCGCCGCCGATTGTCAGGCCCTGTGCATGGCCGATGCCGGCTGCGCCGGCTGGCACTACGAACCGGCCGGCAGCTACTTCGTCGATCACCCGCGTTGCCAGCTCAAGGGCCATCGTTTTGCGGTGCGTGCGGTGGTGCAGGGGGAAGGTTGGGTGGCTGGCATCAAGCCGGGCGTGAAACTGATCCTCGACGAACAAGCTGCGGAGTGA
- a CDS encoding serine/threonine-protein kinase, which translates to MNAIDAARFARVEALLDAALEQPEIERKTFLLTQEPDASIRAEVLELLCAVSASEGFLEATATPASELEGHRAGAWTLVRRIGRGGMGEVWLGERADGRFEQQVAVKLLRQGVDDAPRFLREARLLARLQHPNIARLIDAGNLPDGTPFMVMELIEGMPLLRHCRERGMELPARLALFARICEVVAFAHRHLIVHRDLKPDNILVRADGEPVLLDFGIARPLDADQGHTRDLRLTPQYAAPEQLAGGEQSTLTDVYALGLLLHELLTEHPPWGEIAGAGVLALLQRAQAGPPPAPSSQATSKAVAIRLRGDLDAIVHKALRPEPESRYDSADALAQDVRRYLAHEPVAARGSAFGYRARRFLRRYWLAAGVLLFVFVGLVGAVMAISMAQQEAVRERDIAQAEARRNRAVRDYLSLMFRDASQRANEGTPLTAKAVLDQAAARVASDFGNEPATTAQVLHALGELHFHIGDYAAAEPLLRRWLAHEAVIGDPLTAAEVRATLAEVVLRMGQREEATELLQQAQAFWQADPDRHADVLLASRMLQARLQRESGDAAGALATLESALPQRLQRSGREHFESAALYTNLGVAYVQAGKLDEGIAASQEAMTLWRALDLSSGNDALNTLNNLAAAQFRKGDLASAETTFADALRLRRQLFGPSAATAALIGNYARVLQGLARHGEALEYAGEAEVMAQQHAGSGSPLTQATRITRAESLLALQRVDDAGEALAAYAAEDTTALPTSLQLRAALVRAETHQRRSQADATRQALDEAEALSAQLGVAAEPFRARLDALRAR; encoded by the coding sequence ATGAATGCGATTGACGCGGCACGTTTTGCCCGCGTCGAGGCTTTGCTCGATGCGGCACTGGAACAGCCTGAGATCGAACGCAAAACCTTCCTGCTCACGCAGGAGCCCGATGCGTCGATCCGTGCCGAAGTGCTGGAACTGCTGTGTGCGGTTTCGGCTTCCGAAGGTTTTCTCGAAGCCACGGCCACACCGGCAAGCGAACTCGAAGGACATCGTGCTGGCGCATGGACGCTGGTTCGCCGCATCGGGCGCGGCGGCATGGGCGAGGTCTGGCTGGGCGAACGTGCCGATGGACGCTTCGAGCAGCAGGTTGCGGTGAAGCTGTTGCGCCAAGGCGTGGATGATGCGCCGCGCTTCCTGCGCGAGGCACGCCTGCTGGCGAGGTTGCAACATCCCAACATCGCGCGCCTGATCGATGCCGGCAACCTGCCCGATGGCACCCCCTTCATGGTGATGGAACTCATCGAAGGCATGCCTTTGCTACGCCATTGCCGTGAACGCGGGATGGAGCTGCCGGCGCGGTTGGCGCTGTTCGCCAGGATCTGCGAAGTAGTGGCTTTTGCGCATCGGCACCTGATCGTCCACCGCGATCTGAAACCGGACAACATCCTGGTGCGCGCCGATGGCGAACCGGTGCTGCTTGATTTCGGCATCGCACGTCCGCTGGATGCCGACCAAGGCCATACGCGTGATTTGCGCCTCACGCCACAGTACGCCGCACCGGAACAGCTTGCCGGCGGCGAACAGAGCACGCTCACGGATGTGTATGCACTGGGCCTGTTGCTGCACGAGCTGCTCACGGAACACCCGCCCTGGGGTGAAATTGCAGGCGCAGGCGTGCTGGCGCTGCTGCAACGTGCCCAGGCCGGGCCACCGCCTGCGCCCAGTTCACAGGCCACATCGAAGGCTGTCGCAATCCGATTGCGTGGCGATCTGGATGCCATCGTCCACAAGGCGCTGCGGCCCGAGCCGGAGTCACGCTACGACTCCGCCGATGCGCTGGCGCAGGACGTGCGGCGGTATCTCGCGCACGAGCCGGTGGCCGCACGGGGCAGCGCGTTCGGCTATCGCGCCCGGCGTTTTCTGCGGCGCTACTGGCTGGCGGCAGGTGTACTGCTGTTCGTGTTCGTCGGGCTGGTCGGGGCGGTGATGGCGATCTCGATGGCGCAACAGGAGGCCGTGCGTGAGCGCGATATCGCGCAGGCCGAAGCACGCCGCAACCGTGCGGTGCGCGACTACCTGTCGCTGATGTTTCGCGATGCCAGCCAACGAGCGAACGAGGGCACGCCGCTCACCGCCAAGGCGGTGCTGGATCAGGCGGCCGCGCGCGTGGCCTCGGATTTTGGCAATGAACCGGCCACCACGGCCCAGGTGCTGCACGCGCTGGGCGAACTGCACTTCCACATCGGCGATTACGCGGCCGCCGAACCGCTGCTGCGACGTTGGCTTGCGCACGAGGCAGTGATCGGCGATCCGCTCACTGCGGCCGAAGTGCGCGCCACCCTTGCGGAGGTCGTGCTGCGCATGGGCCAGCGTGAAGAAGCCACGGAACTGCTGCAACAAGCGCAAGCGTTCTGGCAAGCCGACCCGGATCGCCATGCCGACGTGCTGCTGGCCTCGCGCATGCTGCAGGCGCGCCTGCAGCGGGAGAGTGGAGATGCCGCCGGCGCGCTGGCCACGCTGGAGTCGGCCTTGCCGCAGCGCCTGCAGCGATCCGGCCGGGAGCATTTCGAATCGGCGGCGCTCTACACCAATCTGGGCGTGGCTTATGTGCAGGCCGGAAAGCTCGATGAAGGCATCGCCGCCTCGCAGGAGGCGATGACGCTGTGGCGGGCACTCGATCTGAGCTCCGGCAACGATGCGCTGAACACGCTCAACAATCTCGCTGCTGCGCAGTTCCGCAAGGGCGATCTGGCCTCCGCCGAAACCACCTTTGCCGACGCCCTGCGCCTGCGTCGGCAACTGTTTGGGCCCTCGGCCGCGACCGCAGCGCTGATCGGCAACTACGCCCGCGTGCTGCAGGGGTTGGCACGTCATGGGGAAGCTCTGGAATACGCCGGCGAGGCCGAGGTGATGGCGCAGCAGCACGCCGGTTCGGGCAGCCCGCTCACCCAGGCCACGCGAATCACCCGTGCGGAATCGCTGCTCGCCTTGCAACGCGTCGATGATGCCGGCGAGGCGCTTGCCGCCTACGCGGCGGAAGACACCACCGCATTGCCGACCTCCCTGCAATTGCGCGCCGCACTGGTGCGAGCCGAAACCCATCAGCGGCGCAGCCAGGCCGATGCCACGCGGCAGGCGCTGGACGAGGCCGAAGCGCTGTCGGCACAGCTCGGCGTGGCGGCCGAACCCTTTCGTGCCAGACTCGACGCATTGCGCGCGCGCTGA
- a CDS encoding YciI family protein, translating into MNRILLLIAAWLCCGFGLAAETAIRTTGAAKPDYDDALARSLGADDYGMRSYVLAILRTGPTPVPAGEERTAMLQGHFANMKRLAAEGKLVLAGPLDGVDGRRGIFVLNVATIEEARRLVATDPVIEKGEMVADLHTYYGSAALMTVNQLHEKIAKKSP; encoded by the coding sequence ATGAACAGGATTCTTCTACTGATCGCGGCCTGGCTGTGCTGCGGCTTCGGCTTGGCTGCGGAGACCGCCATCCGCACCACCGGCGCCGCGAAACCCGACTACGACGATGCCCTGGCGCGCTCGCTCGGCGCGGACGACTACGGCATGCGTTCCTACGTGCTGGCGATTCTGCGCACCGGCCCCACGCCGGTGCCTGCCGGTGAGGAACGCACCGCGATGCTCCAGGGACACTTTGCCAACATGAAGCGGCTGGCGGCCGAAGGAAAACTCGTGCTCGCCGGCCCGCTGGATGGCGTGGATGGCCGACGTGGCATCTTCGTGTTGAACGTGGCAACCATCGAGGAGGCCCGCCGTCTCGTCGCCACCGATCCTGTGATCGAAAAGGGCGAGATGGTTGCGGACCTGCACACGTACTACGGCAGCGCCGCGCTGATGACGGTCAACCAGCTGCACGAAAAGATCGCGAAGAAATCGCCCTGA